Genomic DNA from Desulfuromonas versatilis:
TTGTGGCAGCTGGGGCAGTTGTTGCCCACGGCTTCCAGGTGGGTGTAATGGCTGAAATTGACCGCGCCGGCACCCTTGGAGCTCATGACCACGATGTCGGTGATCCAGGCGGCGCACAGGGTCGCGGGCAGGGCGGCGAACAGCAGAATCAAGACGAGGGACCTGGGCAATTTCATGAGTCCTCCAGCAGCAGGGTGGTAAGGGTCGTCCCGGGGGGGCGCCATCCCCCGGAATATGCAAGAAAAGGGCCGGGTTTTCCGGGTCAGGAGCCTCTCGGGCCCACTTTGCCCTTCAGGGCCAGGCGCCCGTGAAGATCATCGACAAACTGGCGCGCCACCCTGCCCGAGCGGGCACCCCGCATCAGGGCCCATTGCAGGGCCTGGGTTTCCAGGTTGCGGCGCGAGATGCGCAGACCGCGTGTTTTGGCCAGGTGCCGTGTTATCGCCAGGTAGGTGTCCTGGTTCATGGGGTAGAAGCCTATGGTGATGCCGAAGCGGTCGGAGAGGGAGAGCTTTTCGGAAACCGCCTCTTCGGCATGAATCTCCGCCTCACCGGTGTTGTCGGCAAAGCGCTCGGGCATCAGGTGGCGGCGGTTGCTGGTGGCGTACACCAGGACATTGTTCGGGCGCGCTTCCAATCCACCCTCCAGCAGGGCCTTTAGCTCGCGGTAGGAGACCTCGGATTCGTCGAAGGAGAGATCGTCGCTGAACAGGATGAAGCGGTAGGGGAGGTCGCGCAGCTGCTGGGTGATCGCGGGGAGCTGAAAAAGATCCTCCTTGTGGACCTCGATGAGGCGCAGTCCCTCGCCGCCGAATTCACCGAGCAGGCCCTTGACGGCCGAGGATTTGCCGGTGCCGCGCTCGCCCCAGAGCAGGACGTTGTTGGCCGGATGCCCCTTGACGAACTGCCGGGTGTTCTGTCGCAGCCGCTCCAGGGTGCGGTCGAGGCCGAGCAGGTCGCCGAGCAGCGGGATGTCGGGGTGGTCTATGGCCTCCAAATAGCCGCCGTTGCCGCGTTTCTGCCAGCGAAAGGCGTGCTGGCCGCGGAACGCCTCGGGGGGCAGCTGGTATTCGGCCAGCTGGCGGGTCAGCATCTCCTCGCCGAGGTCGAGCAGGTGGTCCAGCCGTTCCAGAACATAGCCCCAATCGATATCCACCGAGTTAATCGCCATCGCCGATCCAGCCTCCCGAGAAGTTAAATATTGAAGGGGAGAGCCATAGTAACAGAATTCGCCCCGAGGATGAACGACAACCTTCGGATGCAACGGCCGCCGCCGGGGCATGTTTCCCCGGGAAAAAATGCTCGTCGGAGCAATTGCCAGCGCAACGGCGGGTATGCTAGCATCGCCGCTCGTGGCGGGGCGGTTGGCCATCAGCGGGTTTCCCGCGGGCGATACTGCCCTCGGTTTGCGGCTGCCGACCAGGCAGCCGATTGGGCGAAGGGACAGGGATGAAAAAGCCGGATGACAGACTTTTTGCGGTTACGGCCCCCGGCCTCGAAGGGGTCTGCGCAGCAGAGCTGGCCGCGCTCGGCATGGCGGAGGTCGAGGCCGTCGCCGGGGGAGTGGAGTTTTGCGGCGGGCTGCGCGAGATTTACCTCGGCAACCTCTGGCTGCGCACGGCCAGTCGCGTCCTGGTCAGGATGGGCGAGGTGCGCAGCCGGGATTTTCCCGACCTGTACAAAAAAACCGTGAAGCTTCCCTGGGGGCGCTTTATCCGTCCCGACACCCGGCTGCGGGTGCGGGCCGTCAGCCATGGCTCGCGGCTCGGCCATACCGGCAGGATTTCCGCCACCGTGGCCGAGGCGGTCAATCGGGCGCTCGGCCGCAAGGAACAACCCGAAACGGGGCCCGAGCAACTGATCCTGGCCCGTTTTGAGGACGACCTCTGTCAGTTCTCCGTGGACAGCTCGGGCGAGCTGCTGCACCGGCGCGGCTATCGGGAGGAAGCGGGAGCGGCGCCGCTGCGTGAAACGCTTGCCGCCGGCATGCTGTTGCTGCTCGGCTGGCAGGGCCAGGTGCCTCTGGCCGATCCGATGTGCGGCTCGGGATCCCTGGTAATCGAGGCGGCGCTGCTGGCCCGCAACCTCCCGCCGGGCCGGGCCAGGCGTTTTGCCTTTATGGATTGGCCCCGTTATCGCCCCGGCCTCTGGGACGCCCTGCGCTTGGAGGCCGGACGTTCCGAACGGCCCTGTCCGGTTCCCCTGGCCGGTTCGGACCAGGATCCGCTGGTGCTCGAGCTGGCCCGCCGCAATGCCCTGCGGGCCGGGGTGGCCGAGGTCACCGCCTGGGACTGCCGGCCACTGCAGCAGCTGCAGAGCGATGCGGGCTGCGGCCTGCTCATCAGCAATCCGCCCTACGGCGAGCGGATTGGCCGCGGCCCGGGCCTGGTCGAGCTGTTTCGAAGTCTCGGACAGGTGCTCGTGGAACGTCGCCCCGGCTGGAGCCTCGCTTTTCTCTGTCCCGACCCGGAACTGGCGCGGCAGACCGACCTTGCACCGGCCTGCAGGGCCGAGCTGCACAACGGCGGAATCGCCGTGGGCCTGTACACGGCCACAAGGGGGCAAAATCCCCGGTGAAATTTTCTTGATTTGTTCGGAGCGATTCTGTATTATCTCCCCTTGTCCTGCAGGCCGGGGGTTTGCGGAACATAGATAAAGAACGGAAAGCGAGGTGATTCCCAGGTGGAGATCCAGGTTGTCGACAACAATGTCGAGAAAGCCATTCGGGTCCTCAAGCGCAAGCTGCAGCAGGAAGGGTTGTTTCGTGAAATGAAGCAGCGCAAGTTTTACGAAAAGCCCAGCGTCAAGCGCAAGCGCAAGGAAAAAGAGGCCCAGCGCCGCCTGCGCAAGAAAATGCGCATGATGCGCCGCGACTAGTACCTCGCTGTTCAGACCATAAGCAAAAGGCCGATCCTTCCGGGATCGGCCTTTTTGCATTCAGTCTGAGGAACTTCAGAGGCTACACGATAAAAAAGGGGCCGGCGTTGCCGGCCCCCGGGTGTTGCCGGTGCGATCAGCGGGGCAGGGTGGGGAGCTCGAGGCCGGCCATGCGGTCGAGCATCCGGACCACCTGGCAGCTGTAGCCGAACTCGTTGTCGTACCAGACGTAAAGGACACAGTGACTGCCCGAGACGATGGTCGCCAGCGAATCGACCACGCCGGCGTGGCGCGAGCCGACGAAGTCGCTGGAGACCACTTCGGGCGAGTTGGTGTAGTCGATCTGGTACTGCAGCGGCGAGTCGAGGGAGATGTCGCGCAGGTAGCTGTTGATCTCCTTCACCGAGGTCTCCCGGCCCAGGGTCAGGTTGAGGATGGCCAGCGAGACGTTGGGGGTCGGCACGCGGATGGCGTTGCCGGTCAGCTTGCCGGTCAGCTCGGGAAGAGCCTTGGCCACCGCCTTGGCGGCGCCGGTCTCGGTGATGACCATATTCAGCGGGGCCCCCCGGCCGCGGCGGGATTTGTTGTGATAATTGTCGATCAGGTTCTGGTCGTTGGTGTAGGAGTGGCAGGTCTCCACGTGGCCGTTGAGAATGCCGAAGCGGTCGTGGACCGCCTTGAGCACCGGGACGATGGCGTTGGTGGTGCAGCTGGCCGCGGAGAAGATCTGCTCCTGGTCGTTGATCAGTTCGTTGTTGACCCCGTAGACGATGTTGGGAATGTCGCCCTTGCCCGGAGCGGTCAGCACGACCTTGGCAATCCCCTTCGCCTTGAGGTGTCGGCCGAGCCCGTCGCGGTCGCGCCACTTGCCGGTATTGTCGACCAGGATCGCGTTGTTGATCCCGTACTGGGTGTAATCCACCGACTCGGGGGAGTCGGAGTAGATGATGCGGATCATGTTGCCGTTGGCGATGATCGCGTTCTCCTCCTCGTCGACGCGGATGGTCCCGTGATAGGGTCCATGCACCGAATCGCGGCGCAGCAGGCTGGCGCGCTTGACCAGGTCGTCGTCGCTGCCCTTGCGGACCACCGCGGCGCGCAGCCGCAGCTTGTCGCCGCCGCCGGTCTGCTCGATGAGAATGCGGGCCAGCAGGCGGCCGATGCGGCCGAAGCCGTAGAGAACCACGTCCCGGGGCTCGCTGAGCAGGGAGCCTTTGCCGGTGTTGATGCCGGAGAGTTCCTGGCGGACGAATTCCTCGGCCGAGAGGCCCTGGCCCTGCGCCATAAAGCGCACGGTCAGCTTGCCGATGTCGATCTTGGCCGGAGCCAGGTCGAGATTGCACATGGCCTGGAGAATCGGGAAGGTGTCACGGACCCAGAGTTCGGTTTCGAGAATCTGCCTGGCGAAACGGTGGGTCTTGAGGATGTCGATGGGTGAGTTGTTGACCAGGGAACGGCCATAGACGGTGGTCACCACCCCGTGATTGCGGTAAAGGTTACCGATCAGGGGAATCATCGCCTCGGCAATCTCTTCCCGGGCTTTCCAGTCCTTGAAATAATCTTCCTGCTTGGAGAGGGCCATGATGCAATCCTTTGGAGAAAAAGCTCGGAGGAACGAGCAGTTGAATGTTTGCGGGCGGTATCGTAAACGAACTTTCACCCTTTTTCAACCCATTTCTCCCTGGTAGACTTTGATCTGGACTTGATCCTGCTGAACTGTTATTAATAAGACTGTTTGCCTGAGGCCAGAGGCGGCCCAGCGAGAACAAACCAAGGAGGTCGAAACCAATGGGTGATAAGGTGCACTACAGCGAGCTCGGTCTGGTCAACACCCGGGACATGTTCAAACGGGCCGTTGGCGGCGGCTATGCCATTCCGGCTTACAATTTCAACAATCTTGAGCAGTTGCAGGCAATTGTCGGCGCCTGTGCCGAAACCTCCTCGCCGGTGATCATCCAGGTCAGCAAGGGGGCCCGGGATTACGCCAACGAAACCATGCTGCGTTTCATGGCGATGGGCGCGGTGAAGATGGCCCGGGAGATGGGCTCCAATATTCCGATCTGCCTGCATCTGGACCACGGCGACTCTTTCGAACTGTGCAAAGCCTGCGTCGACTCGGGTTTCTCCTCGGTGATGATCGACGGCTCGCACCTGAGCTACGACGACAACGTGGCCCTGACGCGCAAGGTGGTGGAATACGCCCATGCCCAGGACGTGACCGTCGAAGGCGAACTCGGCGTGTTGGCCGGGATCGAAGACGAGGTGGTGGCCGAACACTCGACCTACACCAAACCCGAGGAGGTCGAGGACTTCGTCAGGAAAACCGGGGTCGACTCCCTGGCCATATCCATCGGCACCAGCCACGGGGCGTACAAGTTCAAGCTCAAGGAAGGGGAGCAGGTGCCGCCGCTGCGCTTTGACATCCTCGATGAGATCGAACGGCGCATCCCGGGCTTTCCCATCGTGCTGCACGGGGCCTCCAGCGTAGTGCCCGAATACGTCGGCTTGATCAACCAGTATGGCGGCAAGATGGAAGGCGCCGTCGGGGTTCCCGAGGAACAGTTGCGGCGGGCTGCGCAAAGTGCCGTCTGCAAGATCAACATCGATTCCGACGGGCGGCTGGCGGTGACCGCGCGAGTTCGCGAATTTTTGGCGCAAAACCCCGGAGAGTTCGATCCGCGCAAATACCTGGGTGCCGCGCGCAAGGAGCTGATCAAGCTGATCAAGCACAAAAACCAGGCAGTCCTGGGCAGCGCCGGCAAGGCTTGAGCGGTCCCGGGAGTCACCCGGATCGGTTTTAATAAAAATTAATTTCCTTTGCGGGTATCCAATGATAACGCCGCCTTGCAGTAGCAGGGCGGCGTTTTTTTGGGGCCTGAATCGAGAAATATGACAAAAAAGGTCTTTTAAGATGGCATGGCATCTGCTATATGTTTAGCAAGAATGGTAAAGAAGACGGTCTGATCTGCCGAGCAATTTTGTCGGCTTTTGCAATGAGGGTTCAAACCCATGGATTCCAGGGGAGGGAAATAAAGGTTGCTGCTGCAGCCTCAAGGAGTCCAGCAATGCGGAAACACCCCAATGAGTTCACGCGGAGGCAGATCCTGAAGTATTTCGAGGATCGTTTCCTGAATGTGGAAGTCAATGCCGTAGAGAACGGCTATGTCATATTTTTCCATCGGTTCAGCGCTATCGAGGCGTGCGCCGTGGATGATCCGGCCGGTCGTCTGCTGTACGACGAGGAGCAGGACATGTGGCGGCTCTACTGGATGAGCAGCCGCTCCCAGTGGCATCTCTATGACCGTTATGACGGCCTGCGCGATGCCCTGGACCTGATGGTCAGCGAAACAGCGGCCAACCTTTTCCATAAGGTCCTCTAGGTGGCAGGCGCCGGAGCGGACAGCAGCCGCGGGCGGAGGGCGAACTGGTCGGTGCGATCTGGCCGAGGCGGGAATGCGCCCGCGGGGTGAAGGTAGGCCCGATGGCCAATAAATGCAAAAGAAAAGCCGCCTGCGGGGCGGCTTTTTCGCTTTCTCAGTCCTGCTTGT
This window encodes:
- a CDS encoding glyceraldehyde-3-phosphate dehydrogenase, with the translated sequence MALSKQEDYFKDWKAREEIAEAMIPLIGNLYRNHGVVTTVYGRSLVNNSPIDILKTHRFARQILETELWVRDTFPILQAMCNLDLAPAKIDIGKLTVRFMAQGQGLSAEEFVRQELSGINTGKGSLLSEPRDVVLYGFGRIGRLLARILIEQTGGGDKLRLRAAVVRKGSDDDLVKRASLLRRDSVHGPYHGTIRVDEEENAIIANGNMIRIIYSDSPESVDYTQYGINNAILVDNTGKWRDRDGLGRHLKAKGIAKVVLTAPGKGDIPNIVYGVNNELINDQEQIFSAASCTTNAIVPVLKAVHDRFGILNGHVETCHSYTNDQNLIDNYHNKSRRGRGAPLNMVITETGAAKAVAKALPELTGKLTGNAIRVPTPNVSLAILNLTLGRETSVKEINSYLRDISLDSPLQYQIDYTNSPEVVSSDFVGSRHAGVVDSLATIVSGSHCVLYVWYDNEFGYSCQVVRMLDRMAGLELPTLPR
- a CDS encoding ATP-binding protein; amino-acid sequence: MAINSVDIDWGYVLERLDHLLDLGEEMLTRQLAEYQLPPEAFRGQHAFRWQKRGNGGYLEAIDHPDIPLLGDLLGLDRTLERLRQNTRQFVKGHPANNVLLWGERGTGKSSAVKGLLGEFGGEGLRLIEVHKEDLFQLPAITQQLRDLPYRFILFSDDLSFDESEVSYRELKALLEGGLEARPNNVLVYATSNRRHLMPERFADNTGEAEIHAEEAVSEKLSLSDRFGITIGFYPMNQDTYLAITRHLAKTRGLRISRRNLETQALQWALMRGARSGRVARQFVDDLHGRLALKGKVGPRGS
- a CDS encoding class II fructose-bisphosphate aldolase, translating into MGDKVHYSELGLVNTRDMFKRAVGGGYAIPAYNFNNLEQLQAIVGACAETSSPVIIQVSKGARDYANETMLRFMAMGAVKMAREMGSNIPICLHLDHGDSFELCKACVDSGFSSVMIDGSHLSYDDNVALTRKVVEYAHAQDVTVEGELGVLAGIEDEVVAEHSTYTKPEEVEDFVRKTGVDSLAISIGTSHGAYKFKLKEGEQVPPLRFDILDEIERRIPGFPIVLHGASSVVPEYVGLINQYGGKMEGAVGVPEEQLRRAAQSAVCKINIDSDGRLAVTARVREFLAQNPGEFDPRKYLGAARKELIKLIKHKNQAVLGSAGKA
- a CDS encoding THUMP domain-containing class I SAM-dependent RNA methyltransferase, which gives rise to MKKPDDRLFAVTAPGLEGVCAAELAALGMAEVEAVAGGVEFCGGLREIYLGNLWLRTASRVLVRMGEVRSRDFPDLYKKTVKLPWGRFIRPDTRLRVRAVSHGSRLGHTGRISATVAEAVNRALGRKEQPETGPEQLILARFEDDLCQFSVDSSGELLHRRGYREEAGAAPLRETLAAGMLLLLGWQGQVPLADPMCGSGSLVIEAALLARNLPPGRARRFAFMDWPRYRPGLWDALRLEAGRSERPCPVPLAGSDQDPLVLELARRNALRAGVAEVTAWDCRPLQQLQSDAGCGLLISNPPYGERIGRGPGLVELFRSLGQVLVERRPGWSLAFLCPDPELARQTDLAPACRAELHNGGIAVGLYTATRGQNPR
- the rpsU gene encoding 30S ribosomal protein S21 yields the protein MEIQVVDNNVEKAIRVLKRKLQQEGLFREMKQRKFYEKPSVKRKRKEKEAQRRLRKKMRMMRRD
- a CDS encoding DUF3024 domain-containing protein, whose product is MRKHPNEFTRRQILKYFEDRFLNVEVNAVENGYVIFFHRFSAIEACAVDDPAGRLLYDEEQDMWRLYWMSSRSQWHLYDRYDGLRDALDLMVSETAANLFHKVL